TTTTATGAACAATAGGCATGCGGACTTAACTAGTGATTATAAGGTTTTTAAAGAACAATTTGTAGTCTGTTGGGCAGGGAATAAAAAAAAGGTCAACAATAAAAACTATTATTCCAGGGTTGATATTGAATTGATCAATGAACAGGTCAAATTGTTTTATTCTGCCCTTGATGAGATTACCATTACCTACGATGACGATTCATTCAGCACATTGGAATTTGTACAGCTGGGATTGGGTTCGCAACAAAAGTATTTTCCATTAGAAGAAATGGTAATTACTTTTTCCGATAATGGAAAGTATACGATAAATAGTAAACTGGTTTTTGAACCACCACAGTATGATAAAAAAACACTACATCATGTTTTAAATATTAATAATTCTTTGTTGCAGAAGCTGGAAAAGAAAATCAAATTGAATCAGACCGAGGAAAAAGATTTGACACACCTGCCTGCAACGTATCTTATTTGCTACCTAAATGGATTTGAAGAAGCCAAGGAACAAATGGAACTTGCCCGACCGCTATTGAAATCAGCGAATAAACGCGTATACGGGTCTCTAAAGGAGTCTTTGCGAGTTTTAAGAAAAGTGAGATACAATTAAGACTTTTTAAGCCAAAGCATTTGATAGGGTGCCAGTTCCAGCAGACCGCTTTTTAGAAATAC
The nucleotide sequence above comes from Flagellimonas sp. HMM57. Encoded proteins:
- a CDS encoding ATP-binding protein, whose amino-acid sequence is MINKRLLVKNLLAHNDENSFYDKKRFISIGEKEGKAKFLKHVCALANSNPINNSFIVIGVEDEDNKIVGVDFFDDSKIQNLVNAYLDNPPIISYENIPFPHLPEGKVVGLVTIRSNGKVCALRKNIWKYYGGAVFFREGSISLPKAFDIELKDINSEAVATIELHARNNIELTLDAVINFMNNRHADLTSDYKVFKEQFVVCWAGNKKKVNNKNYYSRVDIELINEQVKLFYSALDEITITYDDDSFSTLEFVQLGLGSQQKYFPLEEMVITFSDNGKYTINSKLVFEPPQYDKKTLHHVLNINNSLLQKLEKKIKLNQTEEKDLTHLPATYLICYLNGFEEAKEQMELARPLLKSANKRVYGSLKESLRVLRKVRYN